A window from Primulina huaijiensis isolate GDHJ02 chromosome 11, ASM1229523v2, whole genome shotgun sequence encodes these proteins:
- the LOC140987105 gene encoding protein LIGHT-DEPENDENT SHORT HYPOCOTYLS 10 — MERGKDLFEGSSSRSPTGGDPSAAAAITPSRYESQKRRDWNTFGQFLKNQRPPVALSQCNSNHVLDFLRYLDQFGKTKVHLQGCIFFGQPEPPAPCACPLRQAWGSLDALIGRLRAAYEENGGSPENNPFASGAIRIYLREVKECQAKARGIPYKKKKKKTGSSSGTPDDESNSASMPFS; from the coding sequence ATGGAGAGAGGAAAAGATTTGTTCGAAGGATCATCATCAAGATCCCCCACTGGTGGGGATCCGTCGGCGGCGGCAGCGATTACTCCCAGCCGGTACGAATCCCAGAAGAGGAGGGACTGGAACACTTTCGGGCAGTTCTTGAAAAATCAGAGGCCGCCGGTGGCGCTGTCTCAGTGCAACAGCAACCATGTGCTGGATTTCTTGAGGTACCTGGATCAGTTCGGGAAGACTAAGGTTCACTTGCAAGGCTGCATCTTTTTTGGGCAGCCAGAGCCTCCGGCGCCTTGCGCCTGCCCGCTGAGGCAGGCTTGGGGTAGCCTTGATGCACTTATCGGCAGGCTGCGTGCCGCCTATGAGGAGAACGGCGGATCACCGGAAAATAACCCATTTGCTAGTGGAGCAATCAGGATTTATCTGAGGGAAGTGAAGGAATGCCAAGCTAAGGCAAGAGGGATCCCttacaagaagaagaagaagaagactgGAAGTAGTAGTGGAACGCCCGATGATGAATCCAATTCTGCATCTATGCCATTTTCTTGA